The Bacteroides acidifaciens genome includes a region encoding these proteins:
- a CDS encoding glycoside hydrolase family 140 protein produces MRKFKILPLLLLLLTLATTAAAQKKTQKTYIPWDNGKLVVSEEGRYLKHENGTPFFWLGETGWLLPERLNRDEAEYYLEQCKRRGYNVIQVQTMNNVPSMNIYGQYSMIDGYNFKNINQKGVYGYWDHMDYIIRTAAKKGQYIGMVCIWGSPVNRGEMTVEQAKAYGKFLAERYKDEPNIIWFIGGDIRGDVKTDEWEALATSIKAIDKNHLMTFHPRGRTTSATWFNNAPWLDFNMFQSGHRRYGQRFGDGDYPIEENTEEDNWRFVERSMAMKPMKPVIDGEPIYEEIPHGLHDENELLWKDYDVRRYAYWSVFAGSFGHTYGHNSIMQFIKPGVGGAYGAKKPWYDALNDPGFNQMKYLKNLMLTFPFFERVPDQSIIAGQNGERYDRAIATRGNDYLMVYNYTGRPMEIDFTKISGAKKNAWWYTTKDGKLEYIGEFDNGVHKFQHDSSYCSGNDHVLIVVDSSKDYLNKDWTELPAQNRQGAGS; encoded by the coding sequence ATGAGAAAATTCAAGATTCTTCCTCTTTTGTTGCTGTTATTGACACTGGCTACTACGGCCGCAGCACAAAAGAAAACACAAAAAACGTATATCCCCTGGGACAATGGCAAACTCGTCGTTTCCGAAGAGGGACGCTACCTGAAACACGAAAACGGCACTCCTTTTTTCTGGCTCGGAGAAACAGGATGGCTGCTCCCCGAACGATTGAACCGTGACGAAGCCGAATATTATCTGGAACAGTGCAAACGTCGCGGATACAATGTGATTCAAGTTCAGACAATGAATAATGTTCCATCCATGAATATCTACGGACAATATTCCATGATAGACGGATATAACTTCAAGAATATCAACCAGAAAGGTGTATATGGTTATTGGGATCACATGGATTATATCATTCGTACAGCGGCCAAAAAGGGACAGTACATCGGTATGGTTTGTATATGGGGAAGCCCTGTGAACCGTGGTGAAATGACTGTAGAACAGGCGAAAGCCTATGGCAAATTCCTGGCAGAACGTTATAAAGACGAACCGAACATTATCTGGTTTATCGGTGGGGATATTCGCGGCGACGTGAAAACAGACGAATGGGAAGCATTGGCAACCTCTATCAAGGCTATCGACAAGAATCACTTGATGACTTTCCACCCGCGCGGCAGAACGACCTCGGCAACCTGGTTCAACAACGCTCCATGGCTGGATTTCAATATGTTCCAAAGCGGACACCGTCGCTACGGACAACGTTTCGGTGATGGCGATTATCCTATCGAAGAAAATACAGAAGAAGACAACTGGCGTTTTGTTGAACGTAGCATGGCTATGAAGCCGATGAAACCCGTGATTGACGGAGAACCCATTTACGAAGAAATCCCTCACGGCCTGCACGATGAAAATGAACTGTTATGGAAAGATTATGATGTACGTCGCTATGCTTATTGGTCTGTATTTGCAGGTTCTTTCGGACATACATACGGTCATAATTCCATCATGCAGTTTATCAAGCCGGGTGTAGGCGGTGCCTATGGAGCCAAGAAACCCTGGTACGATGCTTTGAACGACCCGGGCTTTAACCAAATGAAATATCTGAAAAACCTGATGCTGACTTTCCCGTTCTTTGAACGCGTGCCGGATCAGTCCATTATCGCAGGTCAGAACGGTGAACGTTACGACCGTGCCATCGCTACACGCGGTAATGATTATCTGATGGTATATAACTATACCGGACGTCCGATGGAAATTGATTTCACCAAAATCAGCGGCGCAAAGAAGAATGCCTGGTGGTACACAACGAAAGACGGCAAACTGGAATATATCGGCGAGTTTGATAATGGTGTGCACAAATTCCAGCATGATAGCAGTTATTGCAGCGGAAACGATCATGTGCTGATTGTTGTAGACAGCAGTAAAGATTATCTGAATAAGGACTGGACGGAACTTCCCGCCCAGAACCGGCAAGGTGCCGGCTCTTAG
- a CDS encoding family 78 glycoside hydrolase catalytic domain codes for MNKRIFILSIFSLLFFAGSLHAAIGIADLRTEQLKNPLGIDTRQPRLGWRIESNEQNVIQTAYHILVASSPELLAQGKGDCWDSGKIESDASQWVTYQGKSLKRNAPYYWKVKVYTNKGEADWSTPAFWTMGLLNEADWQGQWIGLDRAAPGDSETQWSRLAARYLRKEFVLNKEVKRATIHIAGMGLYELFINGQRIGEQVLAPAPTDYRKTLLYNTYDVTSQLQKENAIGVTLGNGRFYTMRQNYKPYKIPTFGYPKLRLNLIVEYTDGSKETISTNTSWKLTTEGPIRSNNEYDGEEYDARKELGNWTQNGYDDKNWMPAQRVSIPSGTLRAQMMPGMKVMDTLKPASIKKLGDKYILDFGQNMAGWVRFRIKGQAGDSIRLRFAETLQANGELFTRNLRDARSTDVYITSGHETKDATWAPRFIYHGFRYVEVGGYPDAKAEDFVAEVVEDEMEHTGSFNCSDETLNKIVRNAFWGIRSNYKGMPIDCPQRNERQPWLGDRTMGCWGESMLFNNHAMYTKWARDICEAQREDGCIPDVAPAYWNYYSDNVTWPAALPMACDMLFTNFGDKRPIEENYPAIKKWVSHIREYYMTEEYIITKDKYGDWCVPPESLELIHSKDPSRKTDGSLIATAYYLKVLQLMHRFASLQGLKDDAEEWEDLEHRMKDAFNARFLHIKEGTSPVPGHALYPDSIYYGNNTVTANILPLAFGLVPKNYIKEVAKNAVTSIITTNKGHISTGVIGVQWLLRELSRRGHADVAYLLATNKTYPSWGYMVEKGATTIWELWNGDTANPEMNSGNHVMLLGDLLPWCFNNLAGIRADRWKSGYKHIVFQPAFEIQELSNVDASYMSIYGKITSRWSKTPTHLEWDIELPANTTGEVHLPDGRKEKIGSGKYHFSVDIPTKNTAILSDEFLYKKASFPECHGATIVEMKNGDLVASFFGGTKERNPDCCIWVCRKPKGAKEWTAPQLAADGVFSLKDPQAALAGIDSTCTPVKDAKGKLIARRKACWNPVLFQVPGGDLILFYKIGLKVSDWTGWLVRSRDGGKTWSKREPLPKSFLGPIKNKPEYVNGRIICPSSTEGSKGWRIHFEISDDKGKTWKMVEPLDAELSVPTQNRKKGGMNVDDQEGGEAIKGEGAKPIYAIQPSILKHKDGRLQVLCRTRNAQIATAWSNDNGDTWSKVTLLDVPNNNSGTDAVTMKDGRHVLIYNNFSTLPGTPKGPRTPLCIAISENGTNWKPVLTLEDSPISQYSYPSIIQGKDGKLHAIYTWRRQRIKYAEIDPAKF; via the coding sequence ATGAATAAAAGAATATTTATATTATCTATATTTTCTCTCCTGTTCTTTGCGGGTTCGCTACATGCAGCCATAGGCATAGCCGACTTGCGGACAGAGCAGTTGAAGAATCCATTAGGTATTGACACGCGCCAACCCCGACTAGGTTGGCGCATCGAATCCAATGAACAGAATGTGATACAAACAGCGTATCACATTCTTGTTGCATCTTCTCCCGAGCTATTGGCACAGGGAAAAGGTGATTGTTGGGATTCGGGAAAAATAGAGTCCGACGCATCCCAATGGGTCACTTACCAGGGAAAGTCATTAAAACGCAATGCCCCCTACTACTGGAAAGTGAAAGTATATACCAACAAAGGTGAAGCAGACTGGAGCACTCCGGCTTTCTGGACTATGGGATTACTCAACGAAGCAGACTGGCAAGGTCAGTGGATTGGATTGGACCGTGCCGCTCCGGGTGATAGTGAAACCCAATGGAGCCGTCTGGCAGCCCGTTACCTTCGCAAAGAATTTGTTTTGAACAAAGAAGTGAAACGCGCAACGATACACATTGCCGGAATGGGACTTTATGAATTGTTTATCAACGGACAGCGTATCGGAGAACAGGTATTGGCACCCGCTCCTACCGACTATCGGAAAACACTTCTGTATAATACCTACGACGTCACTTCACAACTTCAGAAAGAGAATGCAATAGGCGTTACCCTAGGTAACGGCCGCTTCTATACCATGCGTCAGAATTATAAACCGTACAAGATACCGACATTCGGCTATCCCAAGCTTCGGCTAAACCTGATTGTGGAATATACGGACGGCAGCAAAGAAACAATTTCCACTAATACTTCGTGGAAACTGACTACCGAAGGCCCCATCCGCAGCAACAACGAATATGACGGTGAAGAATATGACGCCCGCAAGGAACTGGGAAACTGGACGCAAAACGGATACGATGACAAGAACTGGATGCCTGCCCAGCGCGTCAGTATTCCTTCGGGAACATTGCGTGCCCAGATGATGCCGGGGATGAAAGTCATGGATACCTTAAAACCCGCTTCTATCAAAAAGCTCGGTGACAAATATATTCTGGACTTTGGTCAGAATATGGCAGGTTGGGTACGTTTCCGCATTAAGGGACAGGCGGGTGACAGCATCCGTCTCCGTTTCGCGGAAACTTTGCAAGCTAATGGTGAACTATTTACCAGGAATTTGCGTGATGCCCGTTCCACAGACGTATATATTACAAGCGGACACGAAACAAAAGATGCCACTTGGGCACCCCGTTTTATTTATCATGGCTTCCGTTATGTAGAAGTTGGCGGTTATCCGGATGCGAAAGCTGAGGATTTTGTAGCCGAAGTAGTGGAAGATGAAATGGAACATACAGGTTCTTTCAATTGTTCCGACGAGACTTTGAACAAGATTGTCCGTAATGCGTTTTGGGGTATCCGGAGCAATTATAAAGGCATGCCAATAGATTGCCCCCAACGCAATGAGCGCCAGCCTTGGCTAGGTGACCGCACCATGGGATGCTGGGGAGAAAGTATGCTGTTCAATAATCATGCCATGTACACCAAATGGGCGCGTGACATCTGCGAAGCACAACGTGAGGATGGTTGTATCCCCGACGTAGCCCCTGCCTATTGGAACTATTACTCGGATAATGTGACCTGGCCTGCTGCACTGCCTATGGCTTGCGATATGCTTTTCACCAATTTCGGAGACAAACGCCCGATAGAAGAGAATTATCCGGCTATCAAGAAATGGGTGTCCCATATCCGTGAATACTACATGACAGAGGAATACATTATCACCAAAGACAAATATGGTGACTGGTGTGTTCCGCCCGAATCATTAGAACTCATCCACAGCAAAGACCCTTCCCGCAAAACGGACGGTTCACTAATCGCCACCGCTTATTATCTGAAAGTGCTACAACTGATGCATCGTTTTGCAAGCTTACAAGGACTAAAGGATGATGCAGAAGAATGGGAAGACTTGGAGCATCGCATGAAAGATGCGTTCAATGCCCGTTTCCTACATATAAAAGAGGGAACTTCCCCTGTACCGGGACATGCGTTATACCCGGACAGCATCTACTATGGCAATAATACGGTTACCGCCAACATCCTGCCGCTTGCTTTCGGACTGGTTCCTAAGAACTATATCAAAGAGGTTGCTAAAAATGCCGTAACTTCCATTATTACAACCAATAAAGGACATATCAGTACCGGAGTAATCGGCGTACAATGGCTATTGCGTGAATTAAGCCGTCGCGGTCATGCCGATGTGGCTTACCTGCTTGCCACCAACAAGACCTATCCTTCCTGGGGATATATGGTCGAAAAGGGAGCTACTACCATTTGGGAATTATGGAACGGTGACACGGCAAATCCCGAAATGAACAGTGGAAACCACGTGATGCTTTTAGGCGACTTATTGCCTTGGTGCTTTAATAATCTGGCAGGTATCCGTGCCGACCGTTGGAAATCCGGTTATAAGCATATTGTCTTCCAGCCGGCTTTTGAAATTCAGGAGTTAAGCAATGTAGACGCATCCTATATGAGCATTTACGGAAAGATAACCAGCCGGTGGAGCAAAACACCCACACATCTCGAATGGGACATTGAACTTCCCGCCAATACAACGGGCGAAGTACATCTACCGGATGGACGAAAAGAGAAAATAGGTTCGGGAAAGTATCATTTCAGTGTAGATATACCTACTAAGAATACAGCTATTCTCAGTGATGAATTTCTATACAAAAAAGCATCTTTTCCCGAATGCCATGGGGCTACCATTGTAGAGATGAAGAACGGCGACCTTGTAGCCTCTTTCTTTGGCGGGACAAAAGAACGTAATCCCGACTGTTGTATCTGGGTATGCCGCAAGCCGAAAGGCGCAAAAGAGTGGACTGCTCCCCAACTTGCCGCCGACGGGGTATTTTCACTCAAAGACCCACAAGCAGCTTTAGCAGGAATTGATTCTACCTGTACACCTGTAAAAGACGCAAAAGGAAAACTTATCGCCCGCCGGAAAGCTTGTTGGAATCCGGTACTTTTTCAAGTCCCTGGTGGTGATTTGATTCTGTTCTACAAGATAGGTCTGAAAGTAAGTGACTGGACAGGATGGCTGGTTCGTTCGCGTGACGGTGGAAAGACATGGAGCAAACGCGAACCTCTCCCGAAAAGTTTCTTGGGACCTATCAAGAATAAGCCGGAATATGTCAATGGTCGTATTATCTGCCCCTCCAGTACGGAAGGCAGTAAGGGCTGGCGCATCCACTTCGAGATTTCCGATGACAAAGGAAAGACCTGGAAAATGGTAGAGCCATTGGATGCCGAATTATCCGTACCTACCCAAAACCGTAAAAAGGGAGGAATGAACGTAGATGACCAGGAAGGTGGAGAAGCCATCAAAGGAGAAGGCGCAAAACCTATTTATGCTATACAACCCAGTATTCTGAAGCATAAGGACGGAAGACTGCAAGTGCTTTGCCGTACACGTAATGCACAAATTGCGACTGCTTGGAGTAATGACAATGGCGATACGTGGAGTAAAGTAACACTGTTGGATGTCCCGAACAACAATTCCGGTACGGACGCAGTGACAATGAAAGACGGCAGACATGTGCTTATCTATAACAACTTCTCTACACTGCCCGGAACTCCGAAAGGCCCCCGTACTCCGCTCTGCATAGCCATATCAGAAAATGGAACCAACTGGAAGCCTGTTCTTACATTAGAAGATAGCCCAATCAGCCAATATTCTTACCCTAGCATTATTCAGGGAAAAGACGGCAAACTGCATGCCATTTACACTTGGCGTCGCCAACGAATCAAATATGCGGAAATAGATCCGGCAAAGTTTTAA
- a CDS encoding SDR family NAD(P)-dependent oxidoreductase, whose amino-acid sequence MADNYIERQQEQYEARKAAWKQAQKYGKKKPATIRPAESTSHLPMASKSDDSKRRVFITGGAEGIGKAIVEAFCRTGSRVAFCDINETSGQETAKSTGAIFHKVDVSDKNALESCMQSILTEWNDIDIIINNVGISKFSSITETSVEDFDKILSINLRPVFITSRLLAIHRKGQPSPNPYGRIINICSTRYLMSEPGSEGYAASKGGIYSLTHALALSLSEWNITVNSIAPGWIQTHDYDQLRLEDHSQHPSRRVGKPEDIARMCLFLCEGNNDFINGENITIDGGMTKKMIYIE is encoded by the coding sequence ATGGCAGATAATTATATAGAGAGACAGCAGGAACAATATGAAGCCAGAAAAGCAGCTTGGAAACAGGCTCAAAAGTATGGTAAGAAGAAACCGGCAACAATCCGCCCGGCCGAATCAACCTCACACCTTCCAATGGCTTCAAAGTCAGATGACTCAAAAAGAAGAGTATTTATAACAGGAGGAGCGGAAGGAATAGGCAAAGCAATAGTAGAAGCATTTTGCCGGACTGGTAGTCGAGTCGCTTTCTGTGATATAAACGAAACATCGGGACAGGAGACAGCTAAATCAACAGGAGCCATATTCCATAAAGTAGATGTTAGTGATAAAAATGCACTTGAAAGTTGCATGCAAAGCATTCTTACCGAATGGAACGATATTGATATTATTATCAACAACGTCGGCATCAGCAAATTTTCTTCTATCACAGAAACAAGTGTAGAGGATTTCGACAAAATCCTGTCTATTAACCTGCGCCCTGTATTCATCACTTCCCGACTGCTTGCCATCCATCGCAAAGGGCAACCCTCTCCTAACCCATACGGTCGAATCATAAATATCTGCTCTACGCGTTACCTGATGAGTGAACCGGGAAGTGAAGGTTATGCAGCTTCGAAAGGTGGCATTTATTCTTTGACTCATGCATTGGCTTTGTCTTTATCCGAATGGAATATCACAGTCAACTCGATTGCTCCGGGATGGATACAGACGCATGATTATGACCAACTCCGCCTGGAAGACCATTCACAGCATCCTTCACGCCGGGTAGGTAAACCGGAAGATATTGCCCGCATGTGTCTGTTCCTCTGTGAAGGAAACAATGATTTCATCAATGGAGAAAACATCACTATAGACGGGGGAATGACGAAAAAGATGATTTATATAGAGTAA
- a CDS encoding alpha/beta hydrolase family protein gives MKRILFTMLLAASLSAEAQTQTYEAEFARPLNEVLTDIQNRFGIRLKYDIDTVGKVLPYADFRIRPYSVEESLTNVLAPFDYKFVKQKGNMYKLKAYEYPRRTDADGEKMLAYLNTLYADKQAFQLRADSLKKEVRQRLGLDALLAQCVKSKPILSKVRKFDGYTVQNFALETLPGLYVCGSIYTPQSKGKHALIICPNGHFGGGRYRKDQQQRMGTLARMGAICVDYDLFGWGESILQVGSAAHRSSAAHTIQAMNGLLILESMLASRKDIDTSRIGANGGSGGGTHTVLLSVLDDRFTASAPVISLASHFDGGCPCESGMPIQLSAGGTCNAELAAAFAPRPQLIVSDGGDWTASVPALEYPYLQRIYGFYNATDKVTNVHLPKEKHDFGPNKRNAVYDFFADVFNLDKKMLDESKVTIEPESAMYSFGEKSELLPENAIRSFDKVAVYFDKKAQGKKK, from the coding sequence ATGAAACGAATCCTTTTCACGATGCTTCTTGCCGCATCCCTTTCGGCAGAAGCGCAAACACAAACATACGAGGCGGAATTTGCCCGTCCCTTGAATGAAGTGCTGACGGATATCCAAAACCGTTTTGGAATCCGCTTGAAGTATGATATTGATACGGTAGGCAAAGTATTGCCTTATGCTGATTTCCGTATCCGTCCTTATTCGGTGGAAGAGTCGCTGACAAATGTATTGGCACCTTTTGATTATAAGTTCGTCAAGCAGAAAGGGAATATGTATAAGCTGAAAGCCTATGAGTATCCACGTCGTACAGATGCAGACGGGGAAAAGATGCTGGCTTATCTTAATACGCTATATGCGGACAAACAAGCTTTCCAGCTTCGTGCCGATTCTCTAAAAAAGGAAGTCCGCCAACGCTTGGGGCTGGATGCTTTACTGGCTCAATGTGTGAAATCAAAGCCTATCCTTTCAAAGGTACGTAAGTTTGACGGATACACCGTACAGAATTTTGCGCTTGAAACGTTGCCCGGTTTATATGTTTGCGGTTCTATCTATACACCTCAATCAAAAGGAAAACATGCATTGATTATCTGTCCGAACGGACATTTCGGTGGCGGTCGCTATCGTAAAGACCAACAGCAGCGTATGGGAACACTTGCCCGTATGGGAGCTATTTGTGTAGATTATGATTTGTTCGGATGGGGCGAATCTATCCTGCAGGTAGGAAGTGCGGCACATCGTAGCAGTGCGGCGCATACTATTCAGGCTATGAATGGTTTGCTGATTCTTGAATCTATGCTTGCTTCCCGCAAGGATATCGACACTAGCCGTATCGGAGCGAATGGTGGTTCGGGCGGCGGCACGCATACTGTTTTGCTAAGCGTGTTGGATGACCGTTTTACGGCTTCCGCACCGGTTATAAGTCTGGCTTCTCATTTCGACGGCGGATGTCCTTGTGAAAGCGGGATGCCTATCCAACTTTCGGCAGGTGGGACTTGCAATGCGGAGTTGGCGGCTGCTTTTGCCCCCCGTCCGCAATTAATTGTTTCGGATGGCGGTGACTGGACGGCAAGCGTACCTGCTTTGGAATATCCATATTTGCAACGGATATACGGCTTCTACAATGCAACGGATAAAGTAACCAATGTGCATCTTCCGAAAGAAAAGCACGACTTTGGTCCTAATAAGCGAAATGCAGTTTATGACTTCTTCGCGGACGTATTCAATTTGGATAAAAAGATGCTGGATGAAAGCAAAGTCACAATTGAGCCGGAATCTGCGATGTACAGTTTCGGAGAAAAAAGCGAACTGCTTCCTGAAAATGCTATCCGTTCATTTGATAAAGTAGCTGTTTACTTTGACAAGAAGGCTCAGGGAAAGAAGAAATAA
- a CDS encoding glycoside hydrolase family 28 protein, whose amino-acid sequence MNLRITLISFLCFCAATVLRAERVDMLKAGAKANGKTLNTKLINTTIDRLNRGGGGTLFFPAGTYLTGSIHMKSNITLELEAGATLLFSDNFDDYLPFVEVRHEGVMMKSFQPLIYAVDAENITIKGEGTLDGQGKKWWMEFFHVMIDLKDNGMRDINKYQPMWDAQNDTTAIYAETNKDYVNTLQRRFFRPPFIQPVRCKRVKIEGVKIVNSPFWTVNPEFCENVTIKGITIHNVPSPNTDGINPESCRNVHISDCHISVGDDCITIKSGRDAQARRLGVPCENITITNCTMLSGHGGVVIGSEMSGSVRKVTISNCVFDGTDRGIRIKSTRGRGGVVEDIRVSNIVMSNIKQEAVVLNLKYSKMPAEPKSERTPVFRNVHISGMTVTDVKTPIKIVGLEEAPISDIVLRDIHIQGGKQKCIFENCERITMDDVIVNGEGIKLD is encoded by the coding sequence ATGAATTTACGAATAACTCTTATTTCTTTTCTTTGCTTCTGTGCAGCAACAGTTCTTCGTGCCGAACGTGTAGACATGTTGAAAGCCGGTGCAAAAGCAAATGGCAAGACCCTTAATACAAAGTTAATCAACACCACAATCGACCGTCTCAATCGTGGTGGCGGTGGTACGCTGTTCTTCCCTGCGGGAACTTACCTGACAGGAAGTATCCACATGAAAAGTAATATCACACTGGAACTGGAAGCCGGGGCTACTTTGCTCTTTTCCGACAACTTTGATGATTATCTTCCCTTTGTGGAAGTCCGTCACGAAGGAGTGATGATGAAAAGTTTCCAACCTTTGATTTATGCGGTAGATGCCGAGAACATAACTATCAAAGGAGAGGGTACATTGGACGGGCAAGGCAAGAAATGGTGGATGGAGTTTTTCCATGTCATGATTGACCTGAAAGATAATGGTATGCGTGATATAAACAAATACCAACCCATGTGGGATGCCCAAAACGATACGACTGCCATTTATGCCGAAACGAATAAAGATTATGTGAATACCTTGCAGCGTCGCTTTTTCCGCCCACCGTTTATACAGCCGGTTCGTTGTAAGAGAGTGAAGATTGAAGGAGTAAAAATTGTCAATTCCCCTTTCTGGACGGTGAATCCTGAATTTTGTGAGAACGTGACTATAAAAGGTATTACCATCCATAATGTTCCTTCTCCCAACACGGACGGCATTAATCCCGAATCATGCCGGAATGTTCACATCAGCGATTGTCATATTTCAGTCGGTGATGATTGCATCACAATCAAATCGGGAAGGGATGCGCAAGCCCGCCGTCTGGGAGTGCCTTGTGAGAATATTACCATAACGAACTGTACAATGCTTTCCGGACATGGCGGCGTTGTGATAGGCAGCGAGATGAGCGGAAGTGTACGTAAAGTTACTATTTCCAACTGTGTGTTCGACGGAACAGACCGTGGCATACGTATCAAGTCGACCCGTGGAAGAGGTGGAGTCGTTGAAGATATCCGTGTCAGCAATATTGTGATGAGTAATATCAAGCAGGAAGCTGTCGTATTGAATTTGAAATACAGCAAAATGCCGGCAGAACCAAAGAGCGAACGTACTCCGGTATTCCGCAATGTACATATCAGCGGGATGACTGTTACAGACGTAAAGACTCCTATCAAAATCGTAGGACTGGAAGAAGCTCCTATCTCTGATATCGTATTGCGTGACATTCATATTCAGGGCGGAAAGCAGAAATGTATCTTTGAAAATTGCGAACGCATCACGATGGATGATGTAATCGTCAATGGTGAGGGAATCAAACTAGATTAA